TGCATGCAAGGTTAAGTCGGAAATGACGGAGCCGTAGCGAAAGCGAGTCTGAATAGGGCGTATCAGTATGTAGACGTAGACCCGAAACCAAGTGACCTACCCATGTCCAGGTTGAAGGTGCGGTAAAACGCACTGGAGGACCGAACTCATGTATGTTGAAAAATGCTGAGATGAGGTGTGGGTAGCGGAGAAATTCCAAACGAACTTGGAGATAGCTGGTTCTCTCCGAAATAGCTTTAGGGCTAGCCTCGGAAAGAAAGGATCGTGGAGGTAGAGCACTGTTTGGACTAGGGGCCCATCTAGGGTTACTGAATTCAGATAAACTCCGAATGCCATCGATCTATATCCGGGAGTCAGACTGCGAGTGATAAGATCCGTAGTCGAAAGGGAAACAGCCCAGACCACCAATTAAGGTCCCTAAATATATGTTAAGTGGAAAAGGATGTGGAGTTGCATAGACAACTAGGATGTTGGCTCAGAAGCAGCCACCATTTAAAGAGTGCGTAATAGCTCACTAGTCGAGTGACCCTGCGCCGAAAATGTACCGGGGCTAAACATATTACCGAAATTGTGGATGCAACCGTAAGGTTGCGTGGTAGGAGAGCGTTCTAAGGGCGAAGAAGCTAGACCGGAAGGACTGGTGGAGCGCTTAGAAGTGAGAATGCCGGTATGAGTAGCGAAAGACAGGTGAGAATCCTGTCCACCGAATGACTAAGGTTTCCTGGGGAAGGCTCGTCCTCCCAGGGTTAGTCGGGACCTAAGCTGAGGCCGAGAGGCGTAGGCGATGGATAACAGGTAGAGATTCCTGTACTAGTTATTATTGTTTGAACGATGGAGGGACGCAGGAGGCTAAGTATGCACACTGATGGATATGTGTGTCCAAGCAACGAGTTTGTAAGTGAGTCAAATGCTTACTTATAAGGACGAGTTGTGATGGGAAGCGAAATTATAGTAGCGAAGATACTGATGTCACACTGCCGAGAAAAGCTTCTAGTTAGATAATAACTACCCGTACCGCAAACCGACACAGGTAGTCGAGGAGAGAATCCTAAGGTGAGCGAGAGAACTCTCGTTAAGGAACTCGGCAAAATGACCCCGTAACTTCGGGAGAAGGGGTGCTGAACGCAAGTTCAGCCGCAGTGAATAGGCCCAAACGACTGTTTATCAAAAACACAGGTTTCTGCAAAATCGTAAGATGACGTATAGGGGCTGACGCCTGCCCGGTGCTGGAAGGTTAAGAGGATGGGTTAGCTTCGGCGAAGCTCAGAATTGAAGCCCCAGTAAACGGCGGCCGTAACTATAACGGTCCTAAGGTAGCGAAATTCCTTGTCGGGTAAGTTCCGACCCGCACGAAAGGCGTAACGATTTGGGCACTGTCTCAACGAGAGACTCGGTGAAATTATATTACCCGTGAAGATGCGGGTTACCCGCGACAGGACGGAAAGACCCCATGGAGCTTTACTGTAGCTTGATATTGGGTGTTTGTACAACTTGTACAGGATAGGTAGGAGCCATAGAAATCGGGACGCTAGTCTCGATGGAGGCATTGGTGGGATACTACCCTCGTTGTATGAACACTCTAACCCTCACCAATAAACGTGGTGGGAGACAGTGTCAGGTGGGCAGTTTGACTGGGGCGGTCGCCTCCTAAAAGGTAACGGAGGCGCCCAAAGGTTCCCTCAGAATGGTTGGAAATCATTCGCAGAGTGTAAAGGCACAAGGGAGCTTGACTGCGAGACCTACAAGTCGAGCAGGGACGAAAGTCGGGCTTAGTGATCCGGTGGTTCCGCATGGAAGGGCCATCGCTCAACGGATAAAAGCTACCCTGGGGATAACAGGCTTATCTCCCCCAAGAGTCCACATCGACGGGGAGGTTTGGCACCTCGATGTCGGCTCATCGCATCCTGGGGCTGTAGTCGGTCCCAAGGGTTGGGCTGTTCGCCCATTAAAGCGGTACGCGAGCTGGGTTCAGAACGTCGTGAGACAGTTCGGTCCCTATCCGTCGCGGGCGTAGGAAATTTGAGAGGATCTGTCCTTAGTACGAGAGGACCGGGATGGACACACCGCTGGTGTACCAGTTGTTCCGCCAGGAGCATCGCTGGGTAGCTATGTGTGGATGAGATAAACGCTGAAAGCATCTAAGTGCGAAACTCACCTCGAGATAAGATTTCCCATTCCTTCGGGAAGTAAGACCCCTGAGAGAAGATCAGGTAGATAGGTTGGAAGTGGAAGTACAGTGATGTATGGAGCGGACCAAAACTAATCGGTCGAGGACTTAACCAAAGAAAGAAATGCGGACGGTAGTTGATTAAGGAAGAGAAATATTAGCTAGTTTTGAGAGAACAAAGTTTTCTCAAGCAAAAGAGTGCGGTGATGATGGCAAGAAGGATACACCTGTTCCCATGTCGAACACAGAAGTTAAGCTTCTTAGCGCCGATAGTAGTTGGGGGATCGCCCCCTGCGAGGATAGGTCGTTGCCGTGCAGTTTACTCAGAATTTGTTGATAACCGGGTTAACTGATTATTTTCAGTTTCTGAGTTTTTTGGTAGCAAAATCGATTGTGTTTTGCTAAATGACCCGTTGGTCAAGTGGTTAAGACACCGCCCTTTCACGGCGGTAACATGGGTTCAAATCCCGTACGGGTCATCATAGAAATGCCGGCTTAGCTCAGCTGGTAGAGCATCGGTATCGTAAACCGAGGGTCACAGGTTCAAATCCTGCAGCCGGCATATATATTTTAAATATCCCTAGCCGTTTTAAATGGGACGTGTAACATAAGTTGATAAATTAAAGACTAATTCAATTGAAGTTATAGTATTTGGCTATAGATAGTTTAGAGTTAGCTGTGAATTTTGACTTATGGGACACATTTATATGGAATAATGAAAAGGCTAAGTCAAGTTAACTTTTGACCCAGCCTTTTTTTCTGTGAATCTTAATCTACTTTTTTAATTTTATGTGTAATAATATTTTTTAGTTATAAAAGACAATTAATAGTAAAAATTAGGAGGAATTTATTAATGGATAAAAAAGCGATGGACGTGACATTCTTGGGACATCCGCGGGGCTTATCCACACTCTTTTTCACAGAAATGTGGGAAAGATTTAGCTATTATGGTATGAGAGCAATCTTACTTTATTATATGTATTATGAGGTTAGTGCTGGAGGGCTTGGGTTCAGTAAACCACTTGCTTTATCTATAATGTCTATTTATGGCTCATTAGTGTACCTTTCTAGTGTTATAGGAGGATTTGTCAGTGACAGAATCTGGGGGAGTCGTAGAACAGTATTTGTGGGCGGTATTTTAATAATGTTAGGCCATATAGTGTTGGCCACTCCATTTGGAAAATTAGCACTTTTTATTTCAATTGCTTTAATTGTTATAGGAACTGGTCTTTTAAAACCAAATGTTTCAGAAATGGTCGGCGGTTTATATAAACAAGATGATCCAAGAAGGGATACAGGGTTTAATATTTTTGTTTTTGGTATTAATGCAGGTGCATTCATTGCTCCTATTGTTGTGGGATATTTAGGTCAAAAAGTTAATTTTCATTTAGGTTTCTCACTTGCTGCAATTGGAATGTTAATCGGTTTAATTCAATACTATTTTGATGGTAATAAATATTTATCAAAGGATAGTTTATATCCAAATGATCCGATTGATCCCAGTGAACTACAGGCGATTATTAAGAAAGTAATTCTTTTTGTTATTGTAATTGCTTTGATTTTAACTATTATGTCTTTATTTAATTTTCTAACAATTAGTAACATAATTCTGTTGATAACTGTTATTGCGGTATTGATTCCAATTTATTATTTTATAATAATGTTGAGTAGTAGAAAGATAACTAAAGTTGAAAAATCACGTGTATGGGCATATGTTCCATTGTTTATTGCTAGTATTTTGTTTTGGTCAATTGAGGAACAAGGTGCAGTGGTATTAGCAATATTTGCTAACGAACAAACACGCTTAGAAATCTGGGGTCACACTTTTCCATCTAGTTGGTTTCAAAGTATGAATCCGTTATTCATCATGATATATGCTCCAATCTTTGCAATAATTTGGACTGTTCTAGGGAAAAAACAACCTTCTTCCCCTGCAAAATTTTCTTATGGTCTTTTTTTTGCTGGAGTATCATTTCTTTGGATGATGTTCCCAGGAGCCCTATTTGGTACTGATACAAAAGTTGGACCGTTATGGTTGATAATGAGTTGGGCTTTGGTAATAGTTGGCGAAATGCTTGTCTCTCCGATTGGTCTCTCTGCAACAACCAAATTAGCTCCAAAGGCATTTGAGTCGCAAATGATGAGCATGTGGTTCATCAGTGATGCGGTTGCACAGGCTTTTAATTCACAACTAGTTAGATTTTATAATGCCCAAAATGAAATTGTTTATTTTGGAGTAGTTGGTGGTGTTACGATTCTCTTTGGCATTATATTATTGATCTTCTCTTCTAAAATAAAAAAATTGATGAGAGGTATTGAATAAAAATAAAAAAACACTTGCATAAAGTAGTGAAAGATAGTATTATTATTAGGTCGGATATGATGACAATGATGTTGTGGAAGGGTAGCGAAGTCTGGCTAAACGCGGCGGACTGTAAATCCGCTCCTTCGGGTTCGGTGGTTCGAATCCACTCCCTTCCACCATATTGGGCTATAGCCAAGCGGTAAGGCAACGGGTTTTGATCCCGTGACGCGCTGGTTCGAATCCAGCTAGCCCAATCAAGATAACTAGAAAGGACGAAATAATTTTGTTTCGTTCTTTTTTTGTCTGTTTTTATTTTGTCTCAACAAAGATAGAGCGAGAACGATTGACTTTTTAATTAAAAATGATACATTCAGTACATTGGTATATATCATTTTGGATAGTGGAGGTTGACAAATGAAAATTGGATTTATAGGTGTTGGGAATATGGCTAAGTCAATTATTGCGGGATGGTTGGCAAAAAAGACTTTTAGACCTGAGGATATTCTTGTACATAGTGCACATCGAAATAATTATGAAAAGTATGCAAAAGAAACGGGGGTTACTGCGTGTGACAGTAACACTGTTTTGGCTCAGGAAGCAGATATTATTTTATTGGCTGTAAAACCTTTCGTTTTAGCTAGCATAATTGATGAAATAAGTGATGTAATGAATGAAAATAAACTTATTATTTCGATGGCTAGTGGTGTTTCTTTAGCAGAAATAGAGTCACAGTTTAAAGATAAGAAAATTCCGATAATTAGAATTATGCCGAATGTAAATGTTGAAATCAATGAAGGAATGACAGCCTTTGTTAGAAATAGTTCTGTGACGGATATTGCTTATGAGCAGGCTAAAAGCTTATTTGATAGTTTGGGTCGAACATTGGAAATTCCGGAAAAGGATTTTAGTATTTTTGTGGCATTGGCAGGAAGTTCCCCCGCCTACATTTATTATTTTATAGATGCGATGGCTCGTTCTGGGGTTAAGTATGGTCTGACCAAGAAACAAGCAACAGAAATATCTGCACAGGCTGTTTTAGGAAGTGCACAAAAAGTTTTAGCAACAACAAAATCACCCATGGATATGGTTGATGATGTGTGCTCACCAGGAGGTACAACAATTGCAGGATTATTGGCGATGGAGGAAGCAGGTTTTATGACCGCAGTGGTCAAGGGGATAGATGCAACGGTTTTGAAGGATCAAGCGACTCATTGAAAAGGAGACGAAAAGATTATGACAAAGGTTTTGAAACATGCTGATATTTTTACTGGCATAGAAGAGATCAAGGATGGATATCTTCGTTTTTCTGACAAGATTGAAGCTATAGGCTCAATGGCACAATTTGTCGCTGAGGAAAACGACACGGAAGTAATTGATCTCGAGGGGAAAATAATTATTCCTGGTTTCATTGATGTTCATAGCCACGGTGGGTATAGTTTTGATGCGATGGATGGAAATCCTGCCCAAATAGATGAAATGGTAACAGACATGATTCACGAGGGTATTACGAGTTATTTTGCTACAACAATGACACAATCACATGAGAATATAGCTAAGGCTATGGTGGGCATTAGAGAAGCTGCTAGGACAAATCATGTGATTCAAGGCATCCATCTGGAAGGTCCGTTTATTTCACCTGTTTTCAAAGGTGCGCAGCCAGAAAAATATATTCAGGCACCAGATGTTGAATTATTTAACCATTGGAATGAGCTCTCAGGTCATTTAGTAAAATTAGTTACTTTTGCTCCTGAACATGAAACTTCAGCGCAGTTTGAAAACTATTGCTTGAAAAATGGAATTGTCCCATCAATCGGACATAGTAATGCTTTAAGGGAGCAACTTAAACATTCAAAAGCAAGTCACGTTACACACTTATATAACGCACAGCGTGAGTTTAAGCACCGCCAACCAGGTGTAACAGGGCATGCATTGCTTGAAGATAATATCTATTGTGAAATTATTGCTGATGGATTTCACGTTGTTCCAGATATGATCAAGTTGGCATATGAAATAAAGGGACCAAAACGTATGGAACTAGTTACTGATTCGATGAGAGCAAAAGGAATGCCAGAAGGAACATCTGAACTCGGAGGACAGAAGGTTATTGTCAAAGATCGACAAGCACGATTAGAATCTGGGAATTTAGCAGGTTCAGTATTGCAATTCCAAGAAGCATTCCGTAATATTATTGCGTATACTGGTTGTGGAATTAAAGACGCGGTCTTAATGTCATCTGTCAATCAAGCACGAGAATTTGGCTTGACTGCCAAAGGAACTCTTGAAGTTGGCAAAGATGCTGATTTGAATATTTTAACTGATAAATTAAATTTGGTAGAGACCTATAGTTATGGTAACTGCTACAAAAATTAAACATGAAAGAGGGAGTACTAATGGCATCACCTATTTATATTCAGATTCACAATGAAATTAAGCGTTCAATTGAGTCTGGGAGGTGGAGTGTAGGTGAGCGCATTCCCTCGGAACGTGAAATGGCTGTAACTTTTGGTGTTAGTCGAATGACATTACGACAAGCAGTGAAAACTCTAGTTGATGAGGGTATTCTTGAGAGACACGTTGGTTCAGGAACGTTTGTTGCTAGGCAAAAAGTTCAAGAGAAGATGTCATCAGGTGTAACTAGTTTTTCTGAATTAATGAGAGCACAAGGGAAAGCGCCCTCTAGTAAAACAATCTCTTATCATATTGCAACCCCATCTTTGAGTGAAATGGAGAAGTTAAACTTGATGGAAAAGGAACTGGTTCTTAGAATGGAGAGAATCAGATATGCTGATGAGATGCCCATCTGTTTTGAAATTGCTACAATCCCTGAAAAATTGATAAGGGAATATAGTAAAGAGGAAGTTACAAGCTCTTTATACCACGCACTCGAAGAGAGTGGTCATATAATTGGTCATGCACAGCAGACAGTTTCAGCAATGTTGGCTTCAGAACAAATCGCTGAGTATTTAGGAATTCGCAGAGGAGACGCGATTTTACGTTTACGTCAACTTACCAATTTGGAAGACGGGCAGCCATTTGAATATGTTAGAACTCAATATGTGGGGGAAAGATTCGAATTTTATTTAGAAAAATAAGATTAACATTTATATTCGAAGAATCTAAAAAGGAGGAGCTGGGTCAAAAGTAAAATTTTGATTCAGTTCCTCTATTTATTCCGTATAAACGTGTTTCATAAGTCAAAATTCTCCGTCTAACTTCGAATTACTCATAGCAAAGTATTCGCTATGTTCGTAATTTCGAGTTAGTACTCAAATTTTCCCGACTTTGTACTGCCTTAAAAAAGTTGGACATGTTTGTTTTAATTATTAGTTAGATACTGTTTACGATATTCGACTGGAGTTAATCCGTGACGCTTAAGTGAAATTCGCTGGTTATTATACCAAGCAACATAATGTTCCACTAATGTACTTAGTTCACTGAGCGAAGTAACCTTAATGCGCCTTAAACATTCACGTTTAAGCATACTGAAAAAGCTCTCAACTGGGGCATTGTCTAAACAATTTCCCTTACGAGACATGCTTTGAATGAAATGATGATGTCTTAGTTTAGCTTGATAATTGGTCATTTGATATTGCCATCCTTGATCAGAGTGTAGAATTGGTTTAGTTGTTGCGGGAATCTTTTTAATGACTGTCTCAAGGGTTTGATCGATTAAAACACGATTGGGTGTTGAACTAACTTTAGCGGCTAAAACTTCATTACTAGCCTCATCAATAACTGTCGAAATATAACCCCATTTTCCACACGTAAGTTTAAACTGACTGACGTCAGTATGCAAAACAGTATATGGTTTATGGGCCTTGAATTGTTGCTTGAGCAAGTTAGGTACCACCTGTCCAACATGACCATGATATGAGTTGTACCGACCAGAATGTTTTGAAAAAAGAGTAACTTTCAGACCCATAGAAAACATAATTTTACGAACAGTTTCTAGACAAAGTTTAACATGATGCTGTTTTAAAACAAATCTCATGCGACGATAACCATAAGTTTGATGAGAGCGGGCAAATTCTTGCCGAATAATTTGTTTAACCTGACGATATTTATCAGGCCGGTTTAGACAAGCTAAATGATAGTAATACGTCGAACGCGCAAGTCCCGCAACTTTTAAGAGCGTAATAAAGGGATAATCACGCCGCAATTCGTTAATTGTTTTAACTTTTAGTGCTATTTTTTGTTTCGAATTACGGCATCCAATTTTTTTAGATAAACATTCTCAATTTTAGTATAGGAAAGTTCCTGTTCTAAATGTCTGATTTGTTTTTGTTGTCTCTCTATTAACTGTTGTTCGGTCTTTTTCTTGGATGTTTCTTTCTTTTTCTTAACCATCTTGGGTCGTCCTATCTTAGATGAAATTACGGCTTTAATTCCAAATTGCCGCATTAATTTAAGCCAATTATAAACGACTGTGTGGCTGATATTAAAGTGGATGGCTGTTTTTTGAATACTGGTAGAATGGTTCAAGTAATATGTAATAACCGCTACCTTGAAATCATTAGAATAGTGCCGGCGTTTAAGCTGTTTAAGTCCGGTAGGACCAAAAGCTTTATAACGCGACACCCAAATTACTAATGGAGTATCACTCGGCATCTTATATTTCAGACACAGTGTGTGGAGTGAATTTTCACCATTTAAATATTCTTTAACTACTTTCAACTTAAAGCTGTAGGTATAATTACGTGTCAAAAAAGCACCTCCAAAACTTGATTTACATGTCCAAGTTTTGTAAGGCACTTCACTTATGTCACACTCCCTCTTTATCTTGTATAAACGTGTGACGTAATTCGGAATTTCTCAATTTTTGTTATTATTGTTGTATTTGAGAATTGTTAAATTAAGCTTTAAGTAACCCAAATTTTTTCAGATAAATCATGATTAAGTATTTGGGTAAAGCAAGCATTCGCCAGAACCTAGATGGTTCCTGAAATAAGCGATATAACCACTCAATATGATGTTTTTGCCAAAAAATTGGGGCACGTTTGACAGTTCCCGCTAGGACGTCAAAACTTCCACCAACACCCATCCAAATTGCAGGGGTAAGTTGTCGATACTTAGCAATGAAAAATTCTTGTTTGGGGAAACCTAATGCAACAAAAACGAAGTCGGGTTGACTGTCTTTGATTTCTGTTGCAATTTCTTGGTCATTTGTAAAATAACCATCATGGTATCCTGCAATTTTCAAAGTTGGATAATCATGATGAATTTTGTTAATTGTTTTTTTGATTGTTTCAGGTTTAGCACCTAAGAAATAAACACTTTTTTGTTCTTTGTTAGCAAATTTCAATAAAGAACCAAGTGTGTCAAAACCTGTTACTCTTTCGGGCAGAGGAGTTTTTAGGATTTTGGCTCCCTTAATAATTCCAATGCCATCAGCAGTTGTATAGTCAGCTAATTTGAGTACTGCTAGGTATTCTGGATGATCGCGGGCATACAAAACAATTTCAGGATTAGCTGTAATTACGAAACGGTTTGAATGATTTTGATTATCCAGTTTCAATTGTTCTAATAGTTCGTTATTTGTAATTTTGGTAAAATCGACACCCAAAACATTGACCTGTTCATATTTGTTTAACATAAAATACCTCTTTTTCAAAAAGACTAGCCATAGTATAACAGAAATGACGAGATTATGAAAAAGTGTTATTATAGTTCAATAGGCATTGCATAAATGGAAAGCGTTACAGCTTTTATTTTTTGTGTAAATGTGATTATAAATAAATAATATTACTCAGTTTAGCTGAGAAGAGGTAAAAAAATGGAAATGAATTATCCAGACGATAGTTATGCTCTACATACTGATGAATATCAAATCAATATGATTCAGACATATTGGCTGAAAGGAATTGATCAACGAAAAGCGGTTTTTGAACTTTATTTTAGAAAAATTCCTTTTCAAAATGGGTATGCTATTTTTGCTGGTTTAGAGCGTGTAATTGATTATCTTAATAAATTACATTTTACAAAAAGTGATCTTGAGTATCTGAGAGAATCTGGTAATTTTTCAGATGAATTTTTGAACTATTTAAAAAACTTCAAATTTTCAGCGACATTAAGAGCAGTAGTTGAAGGCGAAGTTGTTTTTAACAACGAGCCAATCTTACAAGTAGAGGGGCCCTTAGCTGATTGCCAACTTGTTGAAACGGCAATTTTAAATGTAATTAATTATCAGACACTGATTGCTACAAAGGCAGCTCGAGTGAGGTCAGTTGTTCATGAAGATGCTATTATGGAGTTTGGAACAAGAAGGGCTCAGGAGTTTGATGCAGCTATTTGGGGAACACGAGCTGCTTATATTGGAGGATTTGATGCAACCAGTAATGTGAGAGCAAGTAAAATCTTTGGAATTCCAGCTAGTGGTACGCATGCACATGCATTAGTGCAGGCTTATCGCGATGATTATGCAGCTTTTAAGGCATATGCTACTACGCACAAAGATTGTGTGTTTCTTGTTGATACCTATGATACTTTAAGAAGCGGTGTTCCTAATGCAATTAAGGTTGCAAAGGAATTGGGGAACAAAATAAATTTCTTGGGTGTCCGGATTGATTCTGGAGATATGGCATACATTTCAAAACGTGTCAGAGAACAGTTGGATGAGGCGGGATTTTCCAGTGCCAAAATATATGCTTCAAATGACCTTGATGAAAAAACAATTACAAACTTGAAGATGCAAGGGGCTAAGATTGATGTGTGGGGTGTAGGGACTAAGCTAATTACTGCATATGATCAACCTGCACTTGGAGCTGTTTACAAAATGGTAGCAATTGAAAATAGTGAAGGAATTCTAGAAGATACAATTAAATTGTCGAGTAACGCGGAAAAAGTCTCAACACCTGGGAAAAAACAGGTATGGCGTATTACTAAGAAGGCTGATGGCAAGTCTGAAGGAGATTATATTGCGTTATGGGATGAAAAACCTGCGGAAGAAAAGACTCTGTACATGTTTCATCCGCAGTATACCTATATTAATAAGAATATAACAGACTTTGATGCTCGCCCGCTTTTAAAAGATATTTTTGTGGAAGGAAAGCAAGTCTATCAAGTTCCCAGTCTGATTGAAATCAAAGAATATGCCCATGAACGGCTTGACAGTCTTTGGGAAGAATACAAGCGCGATCTTAATCCGCAAGATTACCCAGTTGATTTATCTGAGGCATGTTACAATAATAAAATGAAGATAATTAAAGAAATTCGTGAAAGTATCAATAAAAAAGCGTAAAATGATGATAGAAAACATCACATGTAATTATGTATGATACTCAAGGAGGACTTTTAGATGAGAGAGTTGCAAAGAAAGATTATCAGTGAATTATGTGTCAGTTCTGACTTTGATCCTAAAGATGAGATTCGAAAAAGTGTTGACTTTATGAAGGCATATTTAAAAAAACATGCATTCTTGAAGACTCTTGTATTAGGAATATCAGGAGGACAAGATTCAACTTTGACAGGAACATTGAGCCAGTTGGCAATTAAAGAATTGCGTGATGAAACGGGCAATAGTGAATATCAATTTATTGCTGTACGGTTACCTTATGGAAATCAGGCTGATGAACAAGATGCAATGGATGCTATCGCATTTATGAAGGCTGATAAGGTAGTGCGTGTTAACATCAAACCAGCGACAGATGCAATGGTTGAAAGCATTAAAGAAAATGGCTTGGAAGTCAGCGATTTTAACCGTGGGAATATCAAAGCTCGTGAACGTATGATTGCTCAATATGGAATTGCCTCAGCCAATAAGGGCGCTGTAGTTGGAACCGATCATGCAGCCGAAGCAGTTACAGGTTTTTATACAAAATTTGGAGATGGCGGGGCAGATATTACTCCTTTATGGCGTTTAGATAAGCGCCAAGGTAGGGCAATGCTTGAACTTCTTGGAGCTCCAGAGCACCTATACAAAAAGAAACCAACGGCAGATTTAGAAGATAATCGTCCTGCGTTACCAGATGAAGTAGCTTTAGGTGTAACCTATGAGGATATTGATAATTATTTAGAAGGACAAGATATCGATAGTGCTGCAGCTGAAAAAATTGAAGCATGGTATTTGAAGACCCAACATAAGCGTCATTCACCAATTACAGTGTATGATGAGTTTTGGAAATAAAAAATATTAGTGTGGCTAAACCATAATCTGAAATGAGCTATCAATTTGGAGGTTTAACTATGCTATTTTTTTTAAAGGAGAATGACAGTGAACAATTCAATATTAGATAAAATTGCAAAGCAGCTTAATCTGAAATATACACAAGTGCAAGCAACTGCAAAAATGTATGATGAAGGTGCAACAGTTCCCTTTATGGCACGATATCGAAAGGAAAAAACTGGCAATTTAGACGAAGTTAAAATTCGTGAAATTCTTGATAATAAGCTGCAATTAGAGAAGATCGAAAAAAGAAGAGTAGATGTTGAAAATGCAATTCAAAAACAAGAAAAGCTAACACCTCTTTTGAAGAAGAAAATTGAAGCGGCAGTTACTTTACAAGAAATAGAAGATTTGTATTTACCGTTTAAAAAGAAAAGAAGAACAAGGGCAATGATTGCCAAAGAAGCCGGAATCGAACCATTCGCTAGATGGCTGATGACGCCAGAAGCCAAAAATCCAAGGGAATACGCTACAAAATTTGTGAATCCGGCGCAAGATATTTTAGATGTAGAACAAGTTGTTGCGGGAGCCTGTGATATTCTTGCTGAAGAGATCAGTGAAAATGCGTTATATCGCACGAGAATTCGTCAAATTACCAAACAATTGGGTAAAATAATAACAAAAACCAAGAAAATAGAAGTAGATGAACAGCAAGTTTTCAAAAACTATTATGATTTTATAATACCTTACAAAAAGATTGCTAATCACCAAATTTTAGCAATTAATCGTGGTGAAAGATTGGGAATCATCAGTACAGTTATTCAAGTTGATGAAGATCAAATTTTAGACTATTTATCAGTTAGAATTGTTAAGAATAAAACAGCAGAAATCACTAAAATCTTGCGGGTGGCGATTGCTGACGGGTATAAAAGATTGATTAAACCAGCAATTGAAAGAGAACTACGGAATGAATTGACACAAAGAGCTAGTGAACATGCAATTGAAGTTTTTGGTAGCAACTTATATCATTTACTTATGCAGTCTCCTCTGAAAGGTAAATGTGTGTTAGGTTTTGATCCTGCTTATCGGACAGGTTGTAAATTAGCAGTGGTAGATGAAACTGGAAAATTTAAAAGTAAGGCGATTATTTACCCACATCAGAAAAAAAAT
Above is a window of Liquorilactobacillus hordei DSM 19519 DNA encoding:
- the proC gene encoding pyrroline-5-carboxylate reductase, which gives rise to MKIGFIGVGNMAKSIIAGWLAKKTFRPEDILVHSAHRNNYEKYAKETGVTACDSNTVLAQEADIILLAVKPFVLASIIDEISDVMNENKLIISMASGVSLAEIESQFKDKKIPIIRIMPNVNVEINEGMTAFVRNSSVTDIAYEQAKSLFDSLGRTLEIPEKDFSIFVALAGSSPAYIYYFIDAMARSGVKYGLTKKQATEISAQAVLGSAQKVLATTKSPMDMVDDVCSPGGTTIAGLLAMEEAGFMTAVVKGIDATVLKDQATH
- a CDS encoding peptide MFS transporter, which produces MDVTFLGHPRGLSTLFFTEMWERFSYYGMRAILLYYMYYEVSAGGLGFSKPLALSIMSIYGSLVYLSSVIGGFVSDRIWGSRRTVFVGGILIMLGHIVLATPFGKLALFISIALIVIGTGLLKPNVSEMVGGLYKQDDPRRDTGFNIFVFGINAGAFIAPIVVGYLGQKVNFHLGFSLAAIGMLIGLIQYYFDGNKYLSKDSLYPNDPIDPSELQAIIKKVILFVIVIALILTIMSLFNFLTISNIILLITVIAVLIPIYYFIIMLSSRKITKVEKSRVWAYVPLFIASILFWSIEEQGAVVLAIFANEQTRLEIWGHTFPSSWFQSMNPLFIMIYAPIFAIIWTVLGKKQPSSPAKFSYGLFFAGVSFLWMMFPGALFGTDTKVGPLWLIMSWALVIVGEMLVSPIGLSATTKLAPKAFESQMMSMWFISDAVAQAFNSQLVRFYNAQNEIVYFGVVGGVTILFGIILLIFSSKIKKLMRGIE
- a CDS encoding GntR family transcriptional regulator, coding for MASPIYIQIHNEIKRSIESGRWSVGERIPSEREMAVTFGVSRMTLRQAVKTLVDEGILERHVGSGTFVARQKVQEKMSSGVTSFSELMRAQGKAPSSKTISYHIATPSLSEMEKLNLMEKELVLRMERIRYADEMPICFEIATIPEKLIREYSKEEVTSSLYHALEESGHIIGHAQQTVSAMLASEQIAEYLGIRRGDAILRLRQLTNLEDGQPFEYVRTQYVGERFEFYLEK
- the nagA gene encoding N-acetylglucosamine-6-phosphate deacetylase, which translates into the protein MTKVLKHADIFTGIEEIKDGYLRFSDKIEAIGSMAQFVAEENDTEVIDLEGKIIIPGFIDVHSHGGYSFDAMDGNPAQIDEMVTDMIHEGITSYFATTMTQSHENIAKAMVGIREAARTNHVIQGIHLEGPFISPVFKGAQPEKYIQAPDVELFNHWNELSGHLVKLVTFAPEHETSAQFENYCLKNGIVPSIGHSNALREQLKHSKASHVTHLYNAQREFKHRQPGVTGHALLEDNIYCEIIADGFHVVPDMIKLAYEIKGPKRMELVTDSMRAKGMPEGTSELGGQKVIVKDRQARLESGNLAGSVLQFQEAFRNIIAYTGCGIKDAVLMSSVNQAREFGLTAKGTLEVGKDADLNILTDKLNLVETYSYGNCYKN
- a CDS encoding IS3 family transposase, which translates into the protein MRRDYPFITLLKVAGLARSTYYYHLACLNRPDKYRQVKQIIRQEFARSHQTYGYRRMRFVLKQHHVKLCLETVRKIMFSMGLKVTLFSKHSGRYNSYHGHVGQVVPNLLKQQFKAHKPYTVLHTDVSQFKLTCGKWGYISTVIDEASNEVLAAKVSSTPNRVLIDQTLETVIKKIPATTKPILHSDQGWQYQMTNYQAKLRHHHFIQSMSRKGNCLDNAPVESFFSMLKRECLRRIKVTSLSELSTLVEHYVAWYNNQRISLKRHGLTPVEYRKQYLTNN
- a CDS encoding helix-turn-helix domain-containing protein, which produces MTRNYTYSFKLKVVKEYLNGENSLHTLCLKYKMPSDTPLVIWVSRYKAFGPTGLKQLKRRHYSNDFKVAVITYYLNHSTSIQKTAIHFNISHTVVYNWLKLMRQFGIKAVISSKIGRPKMVKKKKETSKKKTEQQLIERQQKQIRHLEQELSYTKIENVYLKKLDAVIRNKK